A stretch of Sandaracinaceae bacterium DNA encodes these proteins:
- a CDS encoding transglutaminase-like domain-containing protein yields the protein MSSREQRAERVLDLVVAVREERASPEAAALLLARDAKPELNVETELARIDELAAPLGELDPACPAEEQAHMLAGHLYEGLGFHGNEEDYYDPRNSYLDDVVRRRTGIPVTLALVMMAVGRRVGLQVDGIGFPGHFLARIGGEDGVFVDPFFGGRVLDDAALSRLAARMLGSAARLDAVHLAPVGMRSMVVRMLVNLKHAHERQRDHARAMVVCDRLVDLTEDTAFVRDRGLHALALGAHSQAQEDLARYLLKEGKTAKDAAQVRAALARAQGGGGYGPS from the coding sequence GTGAGCTCGAGAGAGCAGCGCGCCGAGCGCGTCCTCGACCTCGTCGTGGCGGTCCGGGAGGAGCGAGCCTCCCCCGAGGCCGCCGCGCTGCTCCTCGCGCGCGACGCGAAGCCGGAGCTGAACGTCGAGACGGAGCTGGCGCGGATCGACGAGCTGGCCGCCCCGCTCGGTGAGCTCGACCCGGCCTGCCCCGCCGAGGAGCAGGCGCACATGCTCGCCGGTCACCTCTACGAGGGCCTGGGCTTCCACGGCAACGAAGAGGACTACTACGATCCGCGCAACAGCTACCTGGACGACGTCGTGCGCCGCCGCACCGGCATCCCGGTCACGCTCGCGCTCGTGATGATGGCGGTCGGACGCCGCGTCGGCCTGCAGGTCGATGGCATCGGCTTCCCGGGGCACTTCCTCGCCCGGATCGGCGGGGAGGACGGTGTGTTCGTCGACCCGTTCTTCGGGGGGCGGGTGCTCGACGACGCGGCCCTCTCGCGGCTCGCCGCGCGCATGCTCGGCAGCGCCGCGCGCCTCGACGCGGTCCACCTGGCGCCCGTGGGCATGCGCTCGATGGTGGTGCGCATGCTCGTGAACCTCAAGCACGCCCACGAGCGGCAGCGCGATCACGCGCGCGCGATGGTGGTCTGCGATCGGCTGGTCGACCTCACCGAGGACACCGCGTTCGTGCGCGACCGAGGCCTCCACGCGCTGGCGCTCGGCGCGCACAGCCAGGCGCAGGAGGATCTCGCCCGCTACCTGCTCAAGGAAGGCAAGACGGCCAAGGACGCGGCCCAGGTCCGCGCGGCGCTCGCTCGCGCGCAGGGCGGTGGCGGCTACGGGCCGAGCTGA
- a CDS encoding serine/threonine-protein kinase encodes MGHARPATAPAIYGRYETLFRIAAGGMAEVYAARQRGEAGFQKLVALKRMLPHLTDDERFVNMFMDEGRLAANIDSPNVVSTMDLGRADDGSLYLVMELVVGATLSALLRNAAREGESVPTDVAVEMIAQAAQGLHDAHEARTPFGAPLQLVHRDVSPQNILVGIDGRVRITDFGVARAVLRRTKTSTGEFKGKLSYFSPEQCADKDLDRRSDVFSLGVVAWETLTTRRLFHAENPLAVLERVTRMPIPMAHSVRPEVPAAVAAVVQTALERDRDQRFSTAAEFAAALRAAAREAAAPPDRGRVGELCQRYGGESLERVQEQLKVSLSSPSLPTIDDFEAEKTDISSGIVIRPEDEGPHPATPRAPSGKSSKRRAAPSRAPLVIASLVAVLGLGVGVTVGVLAMGSQDTTAAEAESVEAADLTTENAIAGPNRVAAEVGGEVGGGVESSESPDAPTEPEAEEADGEAADGEETGATTARRPRARPRPAAREPVVERPAPVQRAPTRPRPRPQPQAAPEPEPQPAPQQRRLGPGLQGLGDFERELGR; translated from the coding sequence ATGGGGCATGCCCGTCCAGCGACGGCGCCCGCTATCTACGGCCGCTACGAGACCCTCTTCCGCATCGCCGCCGGCGGTATGGCCGAGGTGTATGCGGCGCGTCAGCGCGGCGAGGCGGGTTTCCAGAAGCTGGTGGCGCTCAAGCGCATGCTGCCCCACCTCACGGATGACGAGCGCTTCGTGAACATGTTCATGGACGAGGGCCGCCTCGCCGCGAACATCGACAGCCCGAACGTCGTCAGCACCATGGATCTGGGACGCGCCGACGACGGCTCGCTCTACCTGGTGATGGAGCTGGTGGTGGGCGCGACGCTCAGCGCGCTGCTCCGCAACGCCGCCCGCGAGGGTGAGTCGGTCCCGACGGACGTCGCGGTCGAGATGATCGCCCAGGCCGCGCAGGGGCTGCACGACGCGCACGAGGCGCGCACCCCCTTCGGAGCCCCTCTGCAGCTCGTGCACCGTGACGTCTCCCCGCAGAACATCCTCGTCGGCATCGACGGTCGCGTCCGGATCACCGACTTCGGGGTCGCGCGCGCAGTGCTCCGCCGCACCAAGACGAGCACGGGCGAGTTCAAGGGCAAGCTCAGCTACTTCTCGCCCGAGCAGTGCGCGGACAAGGACCTCGACCGTCGCAGCGACGTATTCTCGCTCGGCGTCGTCGCCTGGGAGACCCTGACCACCCGGCGGCTCTTTCACGCCGAGAACCCGCTCGCGGTGCTCGAGCGCGTCACGCGCATGCCGATCCCGATGGCTCACTCGGTGCGCCCCGAAGTGCCGGCGGCGGTGGCGGCCGTGGTGCAGACCGCTCTCGAGCGTGATCGCGACCAGCGCTTCTCGACCGCCGCGGAGTTCGCGGCGGCGCTCCGCGCTGCGGCGCGGGAGGCCGCCGCGCCCCCGGATCGCGGTCGGGTGGGGGAGCTCTGTCAGCGCTACGGCGGCGAGTCGCTCGAGCGGGTGCAAGAGCAGCTCAAGGTGAGCCTCAGCAGCCCCAGCCTCCCGACGATCGACGACTTCGAGGCCGAGAAGACCGACATCTCGAGCGGGATCGTCATCCGTCCGGAAGACGAGGGGCCCCACCCCGCGACGCCGCGAGCGCCGAGCGGCAAGTCCAGTAAGCGGAGGGCGGCGCCGAGCCGCGCCCCGCTCGTCATCGCCAGCCTCGTCGCGGTGCTCGGGCTCGGCGTCGGCGTGACGGTCGGTGTGCTCGCGATGGGGAGCCAGGACACGACCGCCGCCGAGGCGGAGAGCGTCGAGGCCGCGGACCTCACGACCGAGAACGCCATCGCCGGCCCGAACCGCGTGGCGGCCGAGGTCGGAGGCGAGGTGGGCGGCGGCGTCGAGTCGAGCGAGTCCCCCGACGCTCCGACCGAGCCCGAGGCGGAAGAGGCCGACGGCGAAGCGGCCGACGGAGAAGAGACCGGCGCCACGACCGCGCGACGCCCTCGAGCGAGGCCGCGGCCCGCCGCGCGCGAGCCCGTCGTCGAGCGACCTGCCCCCGTGCAGCGCGCGCCGACGCGCCCGCGCCCACGCCCTCAGCCTCAGGCCGCCCCCGAGCCCGAGCCGCAGCCCGCGCCGCAGCAGCGCCGGCTGGGTCCCGGCCTGCAAGGGCTCGGCGACTTCGAGCGCGAGCTGGGCCGCTGA
- a CDS encoding DUF2254 family protein: MDPGGQRTSPFRIWLLPFSILVGTSLAVFVITFVIDTADEPDPAAVWRLLFHPNPSSALGAISNAAEVVAAVLGIAITVVAIIVELASNRYTHRITELFVSEPINFAVMGFFVVTAVQCLAVSIVFDMGEGATLGFVPFVGGAVSMVMLGLSLVILLPYFAFVFKFLNPVEIVERIRRHTLDTIDSRRASWTIERKQTEAVRGIEQLADVALNAMEHKDKGVSMASADALRELVLDYQRMRSRMPEPWFAVVGDLAVNPDFVSMSNAVLESVTERRIWLEMKVLRQYQTLYNEALNRMRDMNYLIAINTRLVAEAALASGHRELFDLAVKFFNTYLRSTVNAKDVRTAYNVFNQYRLLAESALGYADGKHAVEIARYFKYYGGVSFTAKLPFILETAAYDLCSLNELAYERDSPAARELLRIFLQVDRESESEVQETSLRGVRKAQIKLATFYLLKGDEELAREVFRDMHGESPERLASIRNELLAVRSSEFWEISDRGVNFDYLPPKRKRRMLEFFGWFGDRLPPVPDRISGEVVPDAALPASSSAGSERAGDSNEMLAGIGLGTETIPPPEPN, translated from the coding sequence AACCCGAGCTCCGCGCTCGGCGCGATCAGCAACGCGGCGGAGGTGGTCGCGGCCGTCCTCGGCATCGCCATCACGGTCGTCGCCATCATCGTGGAGCTGGCGAGCAACCGCTACACGCACCGCATCACCGAGCTGTTCGTCTCGGAGCCGATCAACTTCGCGGTGATGGGCTTCTTCGTGGTGACCGCCGTGCAGTGCCTCGCGGTCAGCATCGTCTTCGACATGGGGGAGGGCGCGACGCTCGGCTTCGTCCCCTTCGTCGGCGGCGCGGTGAGCATGGTGATGCTCGGACTGAGCCTGGTGATCCTGCTCCCGTACTTCGCCTTCGTGTTCAAGTTCCTCAACCCGGTGGAGATCGTCGAGCGCATCCGACGCCACACGCTCGACACCATCGACTCGCGCCGCGCGAGCTGGACCATCGAGCGCAAGCAGACGGAGGCGGTGCGCGGGATCGAGCAGCTCGCCGACGTGGCGCTCAACGCGATGGAGCACAAGGACAAGGGCGTCTCCATGGCGAGCGCCGACGCGCTCCGCGAGCTGGTGCTGGACTACCAGCGCATGCGCTCACGCATGCCGGAGCCCTGGTTCGCGGTGGTCGGCGATCTGGCCGTCAACCCCGACTTCGTCTCCATGTCCAACGCGGTGCTCGAGTCGGTGACGGAGCGTCGGATCTGGCTCGAGATGAAGGTGCTGCGCCAGTACCAGACGCTCTACAACGAAGCGCTCAACCGCATGCGCGACATGAACTACCTCATCGCCATCAACACGCGGCTGGTGGCGGAGGCGGCGCTGGCGAGCGGGCACCGGGAGCTGTTCGATCTCGCGGTGAAGTTCTTCAACACGTACCTGCGCTCCACCGTGAACGCCAAGGACGTGCGCACCGCGTACAACGTGTTCAACCAGTACCGGCTGCTCGCGGAGAGCGCCCTCGGGTACGCGGACGGCAAGCACGCGGTCGAGATCGCGCGGTACTTCAAGTACTACGGCGGTGTCTCGTTCACGGCCAAGTTGCCGTTCATCCTGGAGACGGCGGCCTACGACCTCTGCTCGCTGAACGAGCTGGCCTACGAGCGCGACAGCCCCGCCGCGCGCGAGCTGCTGCGGATCTTCCTCCAGGTCGATCGCGAGTCGGAGTCCGAGGTCCAGGAGACCAGCCTCCGGGGCGTGCGCAAGGCGCAGATCAAGCTGGCGACGTTCTATCTGCTCAAGGGCGACGAGGAGCTGGCGCGGGAGGTCTTCCGCGACATGCACGGCGAGAGCCCCGAGCGGCTGGCTTCCATCCGCAACGAGCTGCTCGCGGTGCGCTCCAGCGAGTTCTGGGAGATCAGCGACCGCGGCGTGAACTTCGACTACCTGCCGCCCAAGCGGAAGCGTCGGATGCTCGAGTTCTTCGGCTGGTTCGGCGATCGGCTCCCGCCCGTCCCCGATCGGATCAGCGGCGAGGTCGTGCCCGACGCCGCGCTCCCCGCGAGCAGCAGCGCAGGCAGCGAGCGCGCGGGAGACTCGAACGAGATGCTGGCCGGGATCGGCCTCGGGACCGAGACGATCCCGCCGCCCGAGCCGAACTGA
- a CDS encoding tetratricopeptide repeat protein, translated as MRRCSLILALAALLPASALAQGGGRCGELSPTEMEEARALFIAGSAAVEAGRWSDAVASYERAYQLSCAPSALYNLAMAYRALGRHRDARDAFDRLMALHPDLNADLRVNAQQFRREEASRVAVLELVGIDPDARTEISFDGRAVPDEGQRPVVVETDAGSHSLVARLPEHQPFVWEGALSDGQRETVQAVFRPIPTGDDTVAVVLLVVGAVALVGGGIALAVLLQEDAQLQPLSPFVVEL; from the coding sequence ATGCGGCGCTGCTCACTGATCCTCGCGCTCGCCGCGCTGCTCCCGGCCTCGGCCCTCGCCCAGGGCGGTGGGCGCTGTGGGGAGCTCTCCCCGACGGAGATGGAGGAGGCGCGCGCGCTCTTCATCGCCGGCTCGGCCGCCGTCGAGGCGGGCCGCTGGTCCGACGCGGTCGCGAGCTACGAGCGCGCCTACCAGCTCTCGTGCGCGCCGTCCGCGCTCTACAACCTGGCGATGGCCTACCGGGCCCTCGGCCGCCATCGGGACGCCCGCGACGCCTTCGACCGGTTGATGGCGCTCCACCCCGACCTCAACGCCGATCTCCGCGTCAACGCGCAGCAATTTCGCCGCGAGGAGGCCTCGCGCGTCGCGGTGCTGGAGCTGGTCGGCATCGATCCCGACGCGCGCACCGAGATCAGCTTCGACGGCCGGGCGGTGCCGGACGAAGGGCAGCGCCCGGTGGTGGTCGAGACCGACGCGGGCTCCCACTCCCTCGTCGCGCGCCTCCCCGAGCATCAACCCTTCGTCTGGGAGGGCGCGCTCAGCGACGGCCAGCGGGAGACGGTCCAGGCCGTCTTCCGGCCGATCCCGACCGGCGATGACACCGTCGCGGTGGTCCTGCTCGTGGTCGGCGCCGTCGCGCTCGTCGGCGGCGGCATCGCGCTCGCGGTGCTGCTGCAAGAAGACGCGCAGTTGCAGCCGCTGAGCCCGTTCGTCGTCGAGCTCTGA
- the hisC gene encoding histidinol-phosphate transaminase translates to MTGPGETRPPLHLASEPLAQLSAYRTKPDPAPVKLDANESPWPLPEDARRRLAERLADVPVHRYPDLLARDLKRALAERLGARPEELLLGVGSDEVIGVLMSAFGRAPGRVLYPTPTFVMYPITARVHGLEPVEVPLAPDWSLDVEATTRVIRHDTPNLIFLATPNNPTGNRFAPDALEAIVRAAPRSLVVLDEAYVAFAGESLGGWVDRHANVGVMGTLSKVGLAGLRVGWIRMHEALVNEAEKARPPYNLNAYAQAAATALLTEMPELLEAQVEAIVAERSRLVELLTPRVERVHPSEANFVLVEVDDAAAVHAGLLERGVQVRRFANEPRLTACLRITVGTPEETDRLVEALDALSSTTATL, encoded by the coding sequence ATGACCGGCCCCGGCGAGACGCGCCCCCCGCTCCACCTGGCGTCGGAGCCGCTCGCGCAGCTCTCGGCCTACCGGACCAAGCCCGATCCGGCGCCGGTCAAGCTCGACGCCAACGAGAGCCCGTGGCCGCTGCCCGAGGACGCGCGGCGACGGCTCGCGGAGCGCCTGGCCGACGTGCCGGTGCATCGCTACCCCGACCTGCTCGCCCGTGACCTCAAGCGCGCGCTCGCGGAGCGGCTCGGCGCGCGGCCGGAGGAGCTGCTGCTCGGCGTGGGGTCGGACGAGGTGATCGGCGTGCTGATGAGCGCGTTCGGGCGCGCCCCGGGCCGCGTCCTCTACCCGACGCCGACCTTCGTGATGTACCCGATCACCGCGCGCGTCCATGGCCTCGAGCCGGTGGAGGTCCCCCTCGCGCCCGACTGGTCCCTCGACGTCGAGGCCACCACGCGCGTCATCCGGCACGACACGCCGAACCTCATCTTCCTCGCCACGCCGAACAACCCGACCGGCAACCGCTTCGCGCCCGACGCGCTCGAGGCGATCGTGCGCGCGGCGCCCCGATCGCTGGTGGTGCTCGACGAGGCGTACGTCGCCTTCGCCGGAGAGAGCCTGGGCGGCTGGGTCGATCGCCACGCCAACGTGGGCGTGATGGGCACCCTCTCCAAGGTCGGCCTCGCCGGGCTCCGCGTCGGCTGGATCCGGATGCACGAGGCCCTCGTGAACGAAGCCGAGAAGGCGCGGCCGCCCTACAACCTCAACGCCTACGCACAGGCCGCCGCGACCGCGCTCCTGACGGAGATGCCCGAGCTGCTCGAGGCGCAGGTCGAGGCCATCGTCGCGGAGCGCTCCCGCCTCGTCGAGCTGCTCACCCCCCGGGTCGAGCGCGTGCATCCCAGCGAGGCGAACTTCGTGCTCGTCGAGGTGGACGACGCCGCCGCCGTGCACGCTGGCCTGCTCGAGCGCGGCGTGCAGGTGCGGCGGTTCGCGAACGAGCCGCGGCTCACCGCGTGCCTCCGGATCACGGTCGGCACCCCCGAGGAGACCGACCGATTGGTCGAGGCCCTCGACGCGCTCTCGTCGACGACCGCAACTTTGTGA